One Brassica napus cultivar Da-Ae chromosome C2, Da-Ae, whole genome shotgun sequence DNA window includes the following coding sequences:
- the LOC125582249 gene encoding uncharacterized protein LOC125582249 — protein sequence MEATRLGFVILDDELPILFGSRGDISSASPLHAEAEGIIWAVQELIKIGRSEIQLLSDCEQLVKLIHTDMEWPALAPELDEIKALSNEFSSFSIATIPRTLNAQAGSLAKSGQSRKVSPLVSVSAPTWLAHGASLTAAE from the coding sequence ATGGAGGCAACAAGGCTCGGGTTTGTGATACTTGACGATGAACTTCCCATCTTGTTTGGGTCTAGAGGTGATATCAGCTCGGCCTCACCTCTCCATGCGGAAGCGGAAGGAATAATTTGGGCAGTGCAGGAGTTAATAAAAATTGGGAGAAGCGAGATACAACTCCTTTCAGACTGCGAACAACTTGTGAAGCTCATCCACACAGACATGGAATGGCCAGCACTAGCGCCGGAGCTGGACGAAATCAAAGCATTATCCAATGAATTTTCAAGCTTCTCTATAGCTACTATTCCAAGAACTCTAAATGCACAGGCGGGTTCCCTCGCCAAAAGTGGCCAATCACGCAAGGTAAGCCCCCTCGTTAGTGTCTCAGCGCCCACATGGCTAGCCCATGGAGCTAGTCTAACGGCAGCAGAGTAG
- the LOC106432888 gene encoding probable 3-hydroxyisobutyrate dehydrogenase-like 2, mitochondrial — METPYPKLITPSTTRIGWIGIGIMGSAMVSHILAAGYSVTVYARDLRKSKDLQSKGARTANTPRELAEMSDVVFTIVGNANDFRSLLLGPDGVLPGLKPGGVTVDMTSSQPALAREIHAEARRRDCWAVDAPVSGGDAGAREGTLAIFAGGDSEIVELLCPVMKNMGTVKYMGGAGSGQSCKIGNQICAGSNLVGLAEGMVFAEKAGLDPKKWLDAVKDGAAGSAVMRLFGEMMAERDYKATGFAEYIVKDLGMAADEEEGGGDVAAMPGTALSKQLFSGMVANGDGKLGIQGVVSVIRRLNGMS, encoded by the coding sequence ATGGAAACTCCATACCCGAAGCTCATCACTCCCTCGACGACTCGAATCGGATGGATCGGCATCGGAATCATGGGATCAGCCATGGTCTCTCACATCCTCGCCGCAGGCTACTCCGTCACCGTCTACGCTCGCGACCTCCGAAAGTCAAAGGATCTCCAATCCAAAGGCGCTCGCACCGCAAACACCCCGAGAGAGCTGGCTGAGATGAGCGACGTCGTTTTCACCATAGTCGGAAACGCTAACGACTTCCGATCACTCCTCCTCGGTCCCGACGGCGTGCTCCCCGGCCTCAAACCGGGAGGAGTAACCGTGGACATGACTTCCAGCCAGCCAGCGCTCGCGCGTGAGATACACGCGGAAGCGAGGCGGAGAGACTGCTGGGCGGTTGACGCGCCGGTGTCTGGTGGCGACGCGGGGGCTCGGGAGGGGACGTTAGCGATATTCGCGGGGGGAGATTCGGAGATCGTGGAGTTGTTGTGTCCTGTGATGAAGAATATGGGAACGGTTAAGTATATGGGAGGAGCGGGGAGTGGGCAGAGCTGCAAGATCGGGAACCAGATCTGCGCTGGAAGCAACTTGGTGGGGCTCGCGGAAGGGATGGTGTTCGCGGAGAAGGCGGGTTTGGATCCGAAGAAATGGCTTGACGCGGTGAAGGACGGTGCGGCGGGGTCGGCGGTTATGAGGCTGTTCGGGGAGATGATGGCGGAGAGGGATTATAAGGCGACGGGGTTTGCGGAGTATATTGTGAAAGATTTGGGGATGGCGGCCGATGAGGAGGAGGGAGGTGGTGACGTGGCGGCGATGCCTGGGACTGCTTTGAGTAAGCAGTTGTTCTCTGGGATGGTGGCGAATGGAGATGGTAAGTTGGGGATTCAAGGGGTGGTTTCTGTTATCAGGAGACTTAACGGTATGTCCTGA
- the LOC111211949 gene encoding protein DETOXIFICATION 14-like isoform X1, whose amino-acid sequence MFFLVACSTRVANELGAGKPKRARIAVYTVMVMAGVESLMVSAIVFAARNEYGYLFSSETEVVDYVRTMAPLVSLSVIFDALHAVLSGVARGSGRQDIGAYVNLAAYYLFGIPTAVVLGFRFNMRGRGLWIGITVGSCVQAVLLSLIVIFTNWKQQARKARERVMGDEFEDDEHD is encoded by the exons atgttttttttggttGCTTGCAGTACAAGAGTTGCAAACGAACTAGGAGCCGGGAAACCGAAAAGAGCTAGAATTGCGGTTTACACAGTGATGGTTATGGCAGGAGTAGAATCACTAATGGTGAGTGCAATAGTCTTTGCTGCAAGAAACGAATATGGCTACCTATTCAGCTCTGAAACCGAAGTTGTGGATTATGTAAGAACAATGGCACCTCTGGTTTCTTTATCAGTCATATTTGATGCTCTTCACGCAGTTCTTTCAG GTGTGGCTAGAGGATCAGGGAGGCAAGATATTGGTGCATATGTAAACCTAGCTGCATACTACCTCTTTGGAATACCAACTGCTGTCGTATTAGGATTTAGGTTTAACATGAGAGGAAGAGGACTCTGGATTGGTATTACAGTTGGGTCTTGTGTACAAGCTGTTCTTCTCAGTCTTATTGTCATTTTCACCAACTGGAAACAACAG GCAAGGAAGGCACGAGAAAGAGTGATGGGTGATGAGTTTGAAGACGACGAACATGACTGA
- the LOC125582248 gene encoding uncharacterized protein LOC125582248 codes for MIFTYSNAHCCIALSSILHKYELASGKKINPEKSSITFSSKTPPEVKNQVKTLLGIDKEGGVGKYMGLPEHFGRKKRDLFASIVDKIKQRSISWTTSFLSTAGKATMLQAVLSSVPTFAMSLCGLGFRDIILFNQALLAKIAWRLIRKPDCLLARVLLGKYCHKSSFLKVNHGSSSHGWKGILWGRDLPLNHLGKSIGNGESTRVWQDPWIPSAPSPTPYGPIQEKDQDLMVSDLLTRETKEWNALLINERLPELLHHIQLIKPSLLGAPDAYVWKADSSSSYSVKSGYNSLHYPCSRPTVPLSRLLTEPQKDPNNNNAAATVAQDNNSGDFDWKKNVWNIPSSPKLKMFLWKAAQDSLPTGANLSRRGISSNVNCVHCNCQETTLHALFNCRFAQEVWKSGPWESYMDHNTLNSFRGLLVSSQRKKNLPPYGVSINLLPWICWTYSPQETFNKAILLAREWEHAQKPKPARGPATIAAPPLPTETSSAIRCNTDAAWKPDSTTAGISWIFTAPSTVEVNRGSKIQMHVSSPLLAEALAIREALQQAISLKLTHIWVRSDSQVLVRAIDRNRSSSELHGVLSDVTGLTSSFIFCFFSFISRNSNGPADALAKACLANFVSSGF; via the exons ATGATATTCACCTACTCCAACGCACACTGCTGCATTGCTTTGTCCTCAATCCTGCACAAATATGAACTAGCATCAGGGAAAAAGATCAATCCTGAGAAGTCTTCAATCACTTTCTCATCAAAGACTCCACCGGAGGTCAAGAACCAAGTGAAGACTCTACTAGGGATTGATAAGGAAGGTGGAGTGGGGAAGTATATGGGCTTACCAGAACACTTTGGACGGAAGAAGAGAGACCTTTTCGCCTCAATTGTAGACAAGATCAAGCAACGCTCCATTAGCTGGACTACGAGTTTCCTCTCAACTGCAGGCAAGGCTACAATGCTGCAAGCCGTCCTGTCATCTGTTCCAACCTTTGCGATGAGCCTGT GCGGCCTAGGATTTCGCGACATCATCCTCTTCAACCAGGCACTCTTAGCTAAGATAGCTTGGAGACTAATAAGGAAACCGGATTGTCTCTTGGCCCGTGTTCTACTGGGAAAGTACTGCCATAAATCATCCTTCCTCAAAGTCAATCATGGTTCCTCATCTCACGGTTGGAAAGGCATTCTTTGGGGACGTGATCTACCCCTCAACCACCTAGGGAAGTCTATCGGCAATGGGGAATCAACTAGAGTATGGCAAGACCCTTGGATCCCATCTGCTCCATCGCCAACGCCCTATGGACCTATACAAGAAAAAGATCAAGACCTTATGGTGTCAGACCTCCTCACAAGAGAAACAAAGGAATGGAATGCACTTTTGATCAATGAGCGCTTACCAGAGCTACTTCACCATATCCAACTGATCAAACCCAGCCTCCTAGGAGCTCCAGATGCATACGTATGGAAGGCAGACAGTTCTAGCTCATACTCAGTTAAGTCAGGATATAACTCACTGCATTACCCTTGCTCCCGACCAACAGTCCCACTATCAAGACTGCTAACAGAGCCACAAAAAGATCCCAACAACAACAATGCAGCCGCTACTGTCGCCCAAGATAACAACTCGGGGGACTTTGATTGGAAGAAGAACGTCTGGAATATACCCTCTTCCCCAAAGCTCAAGATGTTTCTGTGGAAAGCGGCTCAAGACTCACTCCCTACAGGTGCGAACCTATCACGGCGTGGAATCTCGTCAAATGTGAACTGTGTCCACTGTAACTGCCAGGAGACCACGCTACACGCTCTCTTCAACTGTCGCTTTGCGCAAGAAGTTTGGAAGTCAGGACCTTGGGAGAGCTATATGGATCACAATACACTCAACTCCTTCCGAGGACTCCTGGTGAGCTCACAGAGAAAGAAGAACCTCCCACCATATGGAGTCTCCATCAATCTTCTCCCCTGGATCTGCTG GACATATTCACCACAGGAGACCTTCAACAAAGCTATCCTTTTGGCGAGGGAATGGGAACATGCCCAAAAACCCAAGCCAGCAAGAGGACCTGCTACCATCGCAGCCCCGCCGCTCCCGACTGAAACGAGCTCTGCAATCCGATGTAACACAGACGCGGCCTGGAAGCCAGACTCAACAACAGCAGGAATCAGCTGGATCTTCACAGCTCCATCTACCGTGGAAGTCAATAGGGGATCGAAGATTCAGATGCATGTCTCCTCCCCACTTCTCGCAGAAGCCTTAGCCATCAGGGAAGCTCTCCAACAGGCGATCTCCCTTAAACTCACTCATATCTGGGTACGCTCAGACTCCCAAGTGCTCGTTAGAGCAATCGACCGGAATCGAAGTTCATCGGAACTCCACGGAGTTCTCTCGGACGTCACCGGCCTCACATCGTCgtttattttctgtttcttttctttcatttctaGGAATTCAAATGGGCCTGCAGATGCCCTAGCAAAGGCCTGCCTTGCAAACTTTGTATCATCTGGGTTTTAA
- the LOC125582040 gene encoding 3-ketoacyl-CoA synthase 7-like, whose protein sequence is MDTSSPFINLSQTFMSFFHVASACVVIAVFSYHIFRPRCIYLIDFSCYQPPDFLRATVSNFIEHLTISGVFDKESLDLQQKILERSGIGDGASVPVTVHEVPPNSSLSAARDETHDILFAVVEDLFLKHKIDPKSIDILVSNCSLFCPSPSITSIIINRFGMRSDIKSFSLSGMGCSAGLLSINLVKDLLKIHGDSVGLVLSMEAVSPNGYRGKCKSMLIANTIFRMGGAAILLSNREQDKHKAKYKLQHLTRTHVGSDNESYESVMQQIDEEGNVGVALSKQLVKVASKALKINVVELGPRVLPYSEQLKYIVSFIKRKWGMQKEVYTPNFKKAFEHFCIHAGGRAIIDGVEKHLKLDKEDVEASRSTLHRYGNTSSSSLWYELQYLEAKGRMKKGDRVWQIGFGSGFKANTAVWKCISEIGSKDRNAWSDRIHLYPVSGDGSSALET, encoded by the coding sequence ATGGACACGTCTTCTCCTTTCATCAACCTCTCCCAAACCTTTATGAGCTTCTTCCACGTAGCATCAGCCTGTGTCGTCATAGCCGTCTTTAGTTACCATATCTTCAGACCAAGATGCATATACCTCATTGACTTCTCATGTTACCAACCTCCAGACTTCTTGCGAGCTACAGTCTCCAATTTCATCGAGCATCTTACCATATCCGGGGTGTTTGATAAAGAAAGCCTTGATCTCCAGCAAAAGATTCTAGAGCGGTCAGGAATTGGAGATGGCGCGAGTGTTCCCGTGACGGTTCATGAGGTTCCACCAAACTCTTCTCTATCAGCAGCTAGAGATGAAACTCATGACATCCTCTTCGCTGTTGTTGAAGACCTTTTCTTGAAGCACAAGATAGATCCCAAGAGTATTGACATCCTTGTCTCTAACTGTAGTCTCTTTTGTCCTTCTCCGTCTATAACTTCCATTATTATAAACCGTTTTGGCATGAGGAGTGACATCAAGAGCTTCAGCTTGAGTGGAATGGGGTGCAGCGCggggcttctttcgataaaccTTGTAAAAGATCTTCTGAAGATTCATGGTGATTCTGTGGGGTTGGTGTTGAGTATGGAAGCTGTGAGTCCAAATGGTTATAGAGGCAAGTGTAAGTCAATGCTCATTGCTAACACCATCTTCAGAATGGGTGGGGCAGCGATTCTTCTCTCCAACAGGGAGCAAGACAAGCACAAGGCGAAGTATAAACTCCAGCATCTTACAAGAACTCACGTCGGATCAGACAATGAATCATATGAGAGTGTAATGCAGCAGATTGATGAGGAAGGAAATGTGGGAGTAGCTTTGTCTAAGCAGCTTGTGAAGGTAGCATCAAAGGCCTTGAAGATCAACGTGGTGGAGTTAGGTCCTCGAGTGTTACCTTACTCAGAGCAGCTCAAATACATAGTCTCATTCATCAAAAGAAAATGGGGTATGCAGAAGGAGGTATACACACCTAACTTCAAGAAAGCTTTTGAGCATTTCTGTATACATGCTGGAGGAAGAGCTATAATTGACGGTGTGGAGAAGCATCTAAAGCTGGATAAAGAAGATGTAGAAGCGTCAAGGTCAACATTGCATCGGTATGGGAACACATCTTCGTCTTCGCTGTGGTATGAGTTGCAATACCTGGAGGCGAAAGGTAGAATGAAAAAGGGAGATAGAGTATGGCAGATTGGGTTTGGAAGTGGCTTTAAGGCTAACACTGCTGTCTGGAAATGCATCTCCGAGATTGGTTCAAAAGACCGGAATGCATGGTCTGATCGAATACACTTGTATCCAGTCTCTGGAGATGGTTCAAGTGCCTTGGAAACATAG
- the LOC111211949 gene encoding protein DETOXIFICATION 14-like isoform X2 encodes MVMAGVESLMVSAIVFAARNEYGYLFSSETEVVDYVRTMAPLVSLSVIFDALHAVLSGVARGSGRQDIGAYVNLAAYYLFGIPTAVVLGFRFNMRGRGLWIGITVGSCVQAVLLSLIVIFTNWKQQARKARERVMGDEFEDDEHD; translated from the exons ATGGTTATGGCAGGAGTAGAATCACTAATGGTGAGTGCAATAGTCTTTGCTGCAAGAAACGAATATGGCTACCTATTCAGCTCTGAAACCGAAGTTGTGGATTATGTAAGAACAATGGCACCTCTGGTTTCTTTATCAGTCATATTTGATGCTCTTCACGCAGTTCTTTCAG GTGTGGCTAGAGGATCAGGGAGGCAAGATATTGGTGCATATGTAAACCTAGCTGCATACTACCTCTTTGGAATACCAACTGCTGTCGTATTAGGATTTAGGTTTAACATGAGAGGAAGAGGACTCTGGATTGGTATTACAGTTGGGTCTTGTGTACAAGCTGTTCTTCTCAGTCTTATTGTCATTTTCACCAACTGGAAACAACAG GCAAGGAAGGCACGAGAAAGAGTGATGGGTGATGAGTTTGAAGACGACGAACATGACTGA